The Streptococcus gwangjuense nucleotide sequence AGGAAATTCCTTCAGTTAATAATGTCTTTTTCGTAAAGATACTAGTGAAAGAAGAAAGTAGTTACTTACTAGTCATAGATTCTGATGACTCTCAAAATGAGCTACTTCTTTTTGAGAAGATTTCTAAAAAAATTGCGAGTCATAAAATAGACTCTGATTGTCCTTTTGATCTGATATCAAGCAATACAGAGTTAGGAGAAGAAATAATGAAGGATAATCCTCCCATTTACACTCGCTAATATTTTTAAAAGGAAGTACCAAAAAGATGCTCATCATTGCTCGTGTGATTGTAGCACCAGTCAAAGGAGATATCTATCGTTTTGACTACGGGGCTTGCCTCTATCCCGAAGGGATGGTAGGCGATAGCCTTATCTACTTCAATGACGAAGATATTTTTAAGGTAGTTCAAGAGGGTTATAGTGATGAGGATAATGACCTCATGTTGGAAAATATTGCTGCGGTTATAGATCAGACAGAGATTCCTAAAGGAAATGTTGCTGAGTTGAATGAAGTAAATGAACTAGGAGGCTAAT carries:
- a CDS encoding DUF4176 domain-containing protein — encoded protein: MLIIARVIVAPVKGDIYRFDYGACLYPEGMVGDSLIYFNDEDIFKVVQEGYSDEDNDLMLENIAAVIDQTEIPKGNVAELNEVNELGG